One window of the Zea mays cultivar B73 chromosome 3, Zm-B73-REFERENCE-NAM-5.0, whole genome shotgun sequence genome contains the following:
- the LOC100273544 gene encoding Auxin response factor 24-like: MAAAACAGAEAGRGCGGKDALFVELWKACAGPLSCVPPLGEKVYYLPQGHIEQVEASTNQLAEQQGTPLYNLPWKIPCKLMNIELKVEPDTDEVYAQLTLLPDKKQDENTSTTVEEEEVVVPPALPATNEGPHIHSFCKTLTASDTSTHGGFSVLRRHADECLPPLDMSQHPPNQELVAKDLHGAEWRFRHIFRGQPRRHLLQSGWSVFVSAKRLVAGDAFIFLRGENGELRVGVRRALRHQTTIPSSVISSHNMHLGVLATAWHAVNTDSMFTVYYKPRTSPAEFVVSRDRYYESLKRNYSIGMRFKMRFEGEEAAEQRFTGTIVGIGASDPSGWADSKWRSLKVRWDEPSSISRPERVSPWQIEPSVSPCHVNPLPVRFKRSRSSVNALPSDVSTVTREVTSKVMADSQQNSLTRALHNQGRTQLTVRYHDNSDVKTTQDLTVWSSGTEQQRNNIAAQTKLCLEGWTPTRSPEGYNQIFSAFKPLKDIHNPLGPFPSQISGTHSNSWDTADARYPVQQANYSMLPGTWSLRPHNSGFRMNQQNYLVMPEGANFTGKSAFTSLQDHGTDKCSTGCFGHIESSSHTDHASSSLIRPQPLVLGNGVQKSKGTSFKLFGIPLGSPEKSEPLVSPPSVAYDGKLQTSPSEKGNQLDVVEVDNCSHPSKTVKPLDGPQSDSITENNQPSPEATLNIQNKVQSSSTRSCKKVHKQGSALGRSIDLTKFACYDELIAELDQMFDFDGELKSPCKSWLVVYTDNEGDIMLVGDDPWNEFCDMVHKIFIYTREEVERMNPGALNSRSEDSLSDSLGRGVASRDPRGGGSTSALDSENC, from the exons ATGGCGGCGGCTGCCTGCGCCG GTGCGGAAGCAGGACGCGGATGCGGAGGGAAGGACGCGCTGTTCGTCGAGCTGTGGAAGGCCTGCGCGGGGCCGCTGTCCTGCGTGCCGCCGCTTGGGGAGAAGGTCTACTACCTCCCGCAGGGCCACATCGAGCAG GTGGAGGCATCGACGAACCAGCTTGCCGAGCAGCAGGGCACGCCCCTCTACAACCTGCCATGGAAGATTCCCTGCAAGCTCATGAACATCGAACTGAAG GTTGAGCCGGATACTGATGAGGTGTACGCCCAGCTCACCCTGCTCCCTGATAAG AAGCAAGATGAGAATACATCTACAACAGTGGAGGAAGAGGAGGTGGTGGTGCCTCCTGCGCTACCAGCCACAAATGAGGGTCCTCACATCCATTCCTTCTGCAAGACATTGACTGCCTCAGACACAAGCACACATGGTGGTTTCTCAGTGTTGCGCCGGCATGCAGATGAGTGCCTCCCACCATTG GATATGAGTCAACATCCCCCAAATCAAGAATTGGTGGCCAAGGACCTGCATGGGGCCGAGTGGCGGTTCCGTCACATCTTTCGAG GTCAGCCACGGAGACATCTCCTGCAAAGTGGTTGGAGTGTTTTTGTGAGCGCCAAGCGTCTTGTCGCGGGGGATGCCTTCATATTTCTCAG AGGTGAGAATGGGGAGCTCCGTGTTGGAGTTCGGCGTGCACTGAGGCACCAAACCACTATCCCATCTTCAGTCATATCAAGCCACAATATGCATCTTGGTGTTCTTGCAACAGCATGGCATGCAGTGAACACTGATAGTATGTTCACTGTCTACTACAAGCCAAG GACTAGTCCAGCTGAATTTGTGGTTTCGCGAGATAGGTACTATGAATCACTGAAACGAAATTATTCAATAGGGATGAGATTTAAGATGAGATTTGAAGGTGAAGAGGCAGCAGAGCAAAG ATTCACTGGCACAATAGTTGGAATAGGTGCTTCTGATCCATCTGGTTGGGCTGACTCAAAATGGCGTTCCCTTAAG GTGAGATGGGATGAACCTTCTTCTATTTCTCGTCCTGAAAGAGTTTCTCCTTGGCAAATAGAACCTTCTGTTAGCCCATGTCATGTGAACCCTCTTCCAGTTAGATTCAAGAGGTCTCGATCAAGCGTTAATGCTTTGCCATCTGACGTGTCTACTGTAACCAGAGAAG TCACTTCTAAAGTCATGGCAGACTCGCAGCAAAATAGTCTCACAAGAGCCTTGCACAATCAAGGAAGGACACAATTGACAGTTCGATACCATGATAACAGTGATGTGAAGACTACTCAGGATCTTACCGTGTGGTCTTCAGGAACTGAGCAACAGAGAAACAATATTGCTGCCCAGACAAAGCTATGTCTGGAGGGTTGGACGCCAACTAGAAGTCCTGAAGGCTACAATCAGATATTCTCGGCATTTAAACCACTGAAAGATATACATAACCCACTTGGTCCTTTTCCTAGTCAAATATCTGGGACTCACTCAAATAGCTGGGACACAGCTGATGCTCGTTATCCAGTCCAACAAGCTAATTACAGCATGTTACCTGGCACATGGTCTTTGAGGCCTCATAACAGTGGTTTTAGGATGAATCAACAAAATTATCTAGTGATGCCTGAAGGTGCAAATTTTACGGGGAAATCAGCTTTCACTTCACTTCAGGACCATGGCACTGATAAATGCTCCACAGGCTGCTTTGGTCATATTGAGTCAAGTTCCCACACAGACCATGCATCCTCAAGTTTGATCAGGCCCCAGCCTTTGGTCCTTGGAAATGGTGTTCAGAAAAGCAAAGGCACTTCATTTAAATTATTTGGGATTCCCCTTGGCAGCCCAGAAAAATCTGAACCTCTGGTATCCCCACCAAGTGTCGCATATGACGGGAAACTTCAAACTTCTCCATCAGAAAAAGGGAATCAGCTAGACGTAGTTGAAGTGGATAATTGTTCTCATCCTTCTAAGACTGTGAAGCCACTTGATGGTCCTCAGTCAGATTCTATTACAGAGAATAATCAGCCTTCTCCAGAAGCTACCCTTAATATCCAGAACAAAGTGCAAAGTAGTTCCACCAGAAGCTGCAAGAAG GTTCATAAGCAAGGTAGTGCCCTCGGCAGGTCGATTGATCTAACAAAGTTCGCTTGCTATGATGAGCTGATTGCTGAACTGGATCAGATGTTTGACTTCGATGGTGAGCTGAAGAGTCCATGCAAAAGTTGGTTAGTTGTCTACACTGACAATGAAGGCGATATAATGCTGGTTGGTGATGACCCCTGGAA TGAATTCTGCGATATGGTCCACAAGATCTTCATCTACACGAGAGAGGAAGTCGAAAGGATGAACCCAGGTGCCCTGAACTCAAGGTCTGAAGATAGTCTATCTGACTCGCTGGGAAGAGGGGTAGCTTCCAGAGATCCCCGAGGAGGCGGGTCTACTTCGGCTCTCGATTCCGAGAACTGCTAG
- the LOC100273544 gene encoding auxin response factor 24-like isoform X3, with protein MAAAACAGGCAEAGRGCGGKDALFVELWKACAGPLSCVPPLGEKVYYLPQGHIEQVEASTNQLAEQQGTPLYNLPWKIPCKLMNIELKVEPDTDEVYAQLTLLPDKKQDENTSTTVEEEEVVVPPALPATNEGPHIHSFCKTLTASDTSTHGGFSVLRRHADECLPPLDMSQHPPNQELVAKDLHGAEWRFRHIFRGQPRRHLLQSGWSVFVSAKRLVAGDAFIFLRGENGELRVGVRRALRHQTTIPSSVISSHNMHLGVLATAWHAVNTDSMFTVYYKPRTSPAEFVVSRDRYYESLKRNYSIGMRFKMRFEGEEAAEQRFTGTIVGIGASDPSGWADSKWRSLKVRWDEPSSISRPERVSPWQIEPSVSPCHVNPLPVRFKRSRSSVNALPSDVSTVTREVTSKVMADSQQNSLTRALHNQGRTQLTVRYHDNSDVKTTQDLTVWSSGTEQQRNNIAAQTKLCLEGWTPTRSPEGYNQIFSAFKPLKDIHNPLGPFPSQISGTHSNSWDTADARYPVQQANYSMLPGTWSLRPHNSGFRMNQQNYLVMPEGANFTGKSAFTSLQDHGTDKCSTGCFGHIESSSHTDHASSSLIRPQPLVLGNGVQKSKGTSFKLFGIPLGSPEKSEPLVSPPSVAYDGKLQTSPSEKGNQLDVVEVDNCSHPSKTVKPLDGPQSDSITENNQPSPEATLNIQNKVQSSSTRSCKKVHKQGSALGRSIDLTKFACYDELIAELDQMFDFDGELKSPCKSWLVVYTDNEGDIMLVGDDPWNEFCDMVHKIFIYTREEVERMNPGALNSRSEDSLSDSLGRGVASRDPRGGGSTSALDSENC; from the exons ATGGCGGCGGCTGCCTGCGCCGGTGGGT GTGCGGAAGCAGGACGCGGATGCGGAGGGAAGGACGCGCTGTTCGTCGAGCTGTGGAAGGCCTGCGCGGGGCCGCTGTCCTGCGTGCCGCCGCTTGGGGAGAAGGTCTACTACCTCCCGCAGGGCCACATCGAGCAG GTGGAGGCATCGACGAACCAGCTTGCCGAGCAGCAGGGCACGCCCCTCTACAACCTGCCATGGAAGATTCCCTGCAAGCTCATGAACATCGAACTGAAG GTTGAGCCGGATACTGATGAGGTGTACGCCCAGCTCACCCTGCTCCCTGATAAG AAGCAAGATGAGAATACATCTACAACAGTGGAGGAAGAGGAGGTGGTGGTGCCTCCTGCGCTACCAGCCACAAATGAGGGTCCTCACATCCATTCCTTCTGCAAGACATTGACTGCCTCAGACACAAGCACACATGGTGGTTTCTCAGTGTTGCGCCGGCATGCAGATGAGTGCCTCCCACCATTG GATATGAGTCAACATCCCCCAAATCAAGAATTGGTGGCCAAGGACCTGCATGGGGCCGAGTGGCGGTTCCGTCACATCTTTCGAG GTCAGCCACGGAGACATCTCCTGCAAAGTGGTTGGAGTGTTTTTGTGAGCGCCAAGCGTCTTGTCGCGGGGGATGCCTTCATATTTCTCAG AGGTGAGAATGGGGAGCTCCGTGTTGGAGTTCGGCGTGCACTGAGGCACCAAACCACTATCCCATCTTCAGTCATATCAAGCCACAATATGCATCTTGGTGTTCTTGCAACAGCATGGCATGCAGTGAACACTGATAGTATGTTCACTGTCTACTACAAGCCAAG GACTAGTCCAGCTGAATTTGTGGTTTCGCGAGATAGGTACTATGAATCACTGAAACGAAATTATTCAATAGGGATGAGATTTAAGATGAGATTTGAAGGTGAAGAGGCAGCAGAGCAAAG ATTCACTGGCACAATAGTTGGAATAGGTGCTTCTGATCCATCTGGTTGGGCTGACTCAAAATGGCGTTCCCTTAAG GTGAGATGGGATGAACCTTCTTCTATTTCTCGTCCTGAAAGAGTTTCTCCTTGGCAAATAGAACCTTCTGTTAGCCCATGTCATGTGAACCCTCTTCCAGTTAGATTCAAGAGGTCTCGATCAAGCGTTAATGCTTTGCCATCTGACGTGTCTACTGTAACCAGAGAAG TCACTTCTAAAGTCATGGCAGACTCGCAGCAAAATAGTCTCACAAGAGCCTTGCACAATCAAGGAAGGACACAATTGACAGTTCGATACCATGATAACAGTGATGTGAAGACTACTCAGGATCTTACCGTGTGGTCTTCAGGAACTGAGCAACAGAGAAACAATATTGCTGCCCAGACAAAGCTATGTCTGGAGGGTTGGACGCCAACTAGAAGTCCTGAAGGCTACAATCAGATATTCTCGGCATTTAAACCACTGAAAGATATACATAACCCACTTGGTCCTTTTCCTAGTCAAATATCTGGGACTCACTCAAATAGCTGGGACACAGCTGATGCTCGTTATCCAGTCCAACAAGCTAATTACAGCATGTTACCTGGCACATGGTCTTTGAGGCCTCATAACAGTGGTTTTAGGATGAATCAACAAAATTATCTAGTGATGCCTGAAGGTGCAAATTTTACGGGGAAATCAGCTTTCACTTCACTTCAGGACCATGGCACTGATAAATGCTCCACAGGCTGCTTTGGTCATATTGAGTCAAGTTCCCACACAGACCATGCATCCTCAAGTTTGATCAGGCCCCAGCCTTTGGTCCTTGGAAATGGTGTTCAGAAAAGCAAAGGCACTTCATTTAAATTATTTGGGATTCCCCTTGGCAGCCCAGAAAAATCTGAACCTCTGGTATCCCCACCAAGTGTCGCATATGACGGGAAACTTCAAACTTCTCCATCAGAAAAAGGGAATCAGCTAGACGTAGTTGAAGTGGATAATTGTTCTCATCCTTCTAAGACTGTGAAGCCACTTGATGGTCCTCAGTCAGATTCTATTACAGAGAATAATCAGCCTTCTCCAGAAGCTACCCTTAATATCCAGAACAAAGTGCAAAGTAGTTCCACCAGAAGCTGCAAGAAG GTTCATAAGCAAGGTAGTGCCCTCGGCAGGTCGATTGATCTAACAAAGTTCGCTTGCTATGATGAGCTGATTGCTGAACTGGATCAGATGTTTGACTTCGATGGTGAGCTGAAGAGTCCATGCAAAAGTTGGTTAGTTGTCTACACTGACAATGAAGGCGATATAATGCTGGTTGGTGATGACCCCTGGAA TGAATTCTGCGATATGGTCCACAAGATCTTCATCTACACGAGAGAGGAAGTCGAAAGGATGAACCCAGGTGCCCTGAACTCAAGGTCTGAAGATAGTCTATCTGACTCGCTGGGAAGAGGGGTAGCTTCCAGAGATCCCCGAGGAGGCGGGTCTACTTCGGCTCTCGATTCCGAGAACTGCTAG
- the LOC100273544 gene encoding auxin response factor 24-like isoform X1, whose product MAAAACAGGCAEAGRGCGGKDALFVELWKACAGPLSCVPPLGEKVYYLPQGHIEQVEASTNQLAEQQGTPLYNLPWKIPCKLMNIELKVEPDTDEVYAQLTLLPDKKQDENTSTTVEEEEVVVPPALPATNEGPHIHSFCKTLTASDTSTHGGFSVLRRHADECLPPLDMSQHPPNQELVAKDLHGAEWRFRHIFRGQPRRHLLQSGWSVFVSAKRLVAGDAFIFLRGENGELRVGVRRALRHQTTIPSSVISSHNMHLGVLATAWHAVNTDSMFTVYYKPRTSPAEFVVSRDRYYESLKRNYSIGMRFKMRFEGEEAAEQRFTGTIVGIGASDPSGWADSKWRSLKVRWDEPSSISRPERVSPWQIEPSVSPCHVNPLPVRFKRSRSSVNALPSDVSTVTREVTSKVMADSQQNSLTRALHNQGRTQLTVRYHDNSDVKTTQDLTVWSSGTEQQRNNIAAQTKLCLEGWTPTRSPEGYNQIFSAFKPLKDIHNPLGPFPSQISGTHSNSWDTADARYPVQQANYSMLPGTWSLRPHNSGFRMNQQNYLVMPEGANFTGKSAFTSLQDHGTDKCSTGCFGHIESSSHTDHASSSLIRPQPLVLGNGVQKSKGTSFKLFGIPLGSPEKSEPLVSPPSVAYDGKLQTSPSEKGNQLDVVEVDNCSHPSKTVKPLDGPQSDSITENNQPSPEATLNIQNKVQSSSTRSCKKGYGVPRLLLHRTPLKCEPPVHKQGSALGRSIDLTKFACYDELIAELDQMFDFDGELKSPCKSWLVVYTDNEGDIMLVGDDPWNEFCDMVHKIFIYTREEVERMNPGALNSRSEDSLSDSLGRGVASRDPRGGGSTSALDSENC is encoded by the exons ATGGCGGCGGCTGCCTGCGCCGGTGGGT GTGCGGAAGCAGGACGCGGATGCGGAGGGAAGGACGCGCTGTTCGTCGAGCTGTGGAAGGCCTGCGCGGGGCCGCTGTCCTGCGTGCCGCCGCTTGGGGAGAAGGTCTACTACCTCCCGCAGGGCCACATCGAGCAG GTGGAGGCATCGACGAACCAGCTTGCCGAGCAGCAGGGCACGCCCCTCTACAACCTGCCATGGAAGATTCCCTGCAAGCTCATGAACATCGAACTGAAG GTTGAGCCGGATACTGATGAGGTGTACGCCCAGCTCACCCTGCTCCCTGATAAG AAGCAAGATGAGAATACATCTACAACAGTGGAGGAAGAGGAGGTGGTGGTGCCTCCTGCGCTACCAGCCACAAATGAGGGTCCTCACATCCATTCCTTCTGCAAGACATTGACTGCCTCAGACACAAGCACACATGGTGGTTTCTCAGTGTTGCGCCGGCATGCAGATGAGTGCCTCCCACCATTG GATATGAGTCAACATCCCCCAAATCAAGAATTGGTGGCCAAGGACCTGCATGGGGCCGAGTGGCGGTTCCGTCACATCTTTCGAG GTCAGCCACGGAGACATCTCCTGCAAAGTGGTTGGAGTGTTTTTGTGAGCGCCAAGCGTCTTGTCGCGGGGGATGCCTTCATATTTCTCAG AGGTGAGAATGGGGAGCTCCGTGTTGGAGTTCGGCGTGCACTGAGGCACCAAACCACTATCCCATCTTCAGTCATATCAAGCCACAATATGCATCTTGGTGTTCTTGCAACAGCATGGCATGCAGTGAACACTGATAGTATGTTCACTGTCTACTACAAGCCAAG GACTAGTCCAGCTGAATTTGTGGTTTCGCGAGATAGGTACTATGAATCACTGAAACGAAATTATTCAATAGGGATGAGATTTAAGATGAGATTTGAAGGTGAAGAGGCAGCAGAGCAAAG ATTCACTGGCACAATAGTTGGAATAGGTGCTTCTGATCCATCTGGTTGGGCTGACTCAAAATGGCGTTCCCTTAAG GTGAGATGGGATGAACCTTCTTCTATTTCTCGTCCTGAAAGAGTTTCTCCTTGGCAAATAGAACCTTCTGTTAGCCCATGTCATGTGAACCCTCTTCCAGTTAGATTCAAGAGGTCTCGATCAAGCGTTAATGCTTTGCCATCTGACGTGTCTACTGTAACCAGAGAAG TCACTTCTAAAGTCATGGCAGACTCGCAGCAAAATAGTCTCACAAGAGCCTTGCACAATCAAGGAAGGACACAATTGACAGTTCGATACCATGATAACAGTGATGTGAAGACTACTCAGGATCTTACCGTGTGGTCTTCAGGAACTGAGCAACAGAGAAACAATATTGCTGCCCAGACAAAGCTATGTCTGGAGGGTTGGACGCCAACTAGAAGTCCTGAAGGCTACAATCAGATATTCTCGGCATTTAAACCACTGAAAGATATACATAACCCACTTGGTCCTTTTCCTAGTCAAATATCTGGGACTCACTCAAATAGCTGGGACACAGCTGATGCTCGTTATCCAGTCCAACAAGCTAATTACAGCATGTTACCTGGCACATGGTCTTTGAGGCCTCATAACAGTGGTTTTAGGATGAATCAACAAAATTATCTAGTGATGCCTGAAGGTGCAAATTTTACGGGGAAATCAGCTTTCACTTCACTTCAGGACCATGGCACTGATAAATGCTCCACAGGCTGCTTTGGTCATATTGAGTCAAGTTCCCACACAGACCATGCATCCTCAAGTTTGATCAGGCCCCAGCCTTTGGTCCTTGGAAATGGTGTTCAGAAAAGCAAAGGCACTTCATTTAAATTATTTGGGATTCCCCTTGGCAGCCCAGAAAAATCTGAACCTCTGGTATCCCCACCAAGTGTCGCATATGACGGGAAACTTCAAACTTCTCCATCAGAAAAAGGGAATCAGCTAGACGTAGTTGAAGTGGATAATTGTTCTCATCCTTCTAAGACTGTGAAGCCACTTGATGGTCCTCAGTCAGATTCTATTACAGAGAATAATCAGCCTTCTCCAGAAGCTACCCTTAATATCCAGAACAAAGTGCAAAGTAGTTCCACCAGAAGCTGCAAGAAG GGATATGGCGTGCCTCGGTTATTACTTCATCGGACTCCACTCAAGTGTGAGCCGCCT GTTCATAAGCAAGGTAGTGCCCTCGGCAGGTCGATTGATCTAACAAAGTTCGCTTGCTATGATGAGCTGATTGCTGAACTGGATCAGATGTTTGACTTCGATGGTGAGCTGAAGAGTCCATGCAAAAGTTGGTTAGTTGTCTACACTGACAATGAAGGCGATATAATGCTGGTTGGTGATGACCCCTGGAA TGAATTCTGCGATATGGTCCACAAGATCTTCATCTACACGAGAGAGGAAGTCGAAAGGATGAACCCAGGTGCCCTGAACTCAAGGTCTGAAGATAGTCTATCTGACTCGCTGGGAAGAGGGGTAGCTTCCAGAGATCCCCGAGGAGGCGGGTCTACTTCGGCTCTCGATTCCGAGAACTGCTAG
- the LOC100273544 gene encoding auxin response factor 24-like isoform X2 gives MAAAACAGAEAGRGCGGKDALFVELWKACAGPLSCVPPLGEKVYYLPQGHIEQVEASTNQLAEQQGTPLYNLPWKIPCKLMNIELKVEPDTDEVYAQLTLLPDKKQDENTSTTVEEEEVVVPPALPATNEGPHIHSFCKTLTASDTSTHGGFSVLRRHADECLPPLDMSQHPPNQELVAKDLHGAEWRFRHIFRGQPRRHLLQSGWSVFVSAKRLVAGDAFIFLRGENGELRVGVRRALRHQTTIPSSVISSHNMHLGVLATAWHAVNTDSMFTVYYKPRTSPAEFVVSRDRYYESLKRNYSIGMRFKMRFEGEEAAEQRFTGTIVGIGASDPSGWADSKWRSLKVRWDEPSSISRPERVSPWQIEPSVSPCHVNPLPVRFKRSRSSVNALPSDVSTVTREVTSKVMADSQQNSLTRALHNQGRTQLTVRYHDNSDVKTTQDLTVWSSGTEQQRNNIAAQTKLCLEGWTPTRSPEGYNQIFSAFKPLKDIHNPLGPFPSQISGTHSNSWDTADARYPVQQANYSMLPGTWSLRPHNSGFRMNQQNYLVMPEGANFTGKSAFTSLQDHGTDKCSTGCFGHIESSSHTDHASSSLIRPQPLVLGNGVQKSKGTSFKLFGIPLGSPEKSEPLVSPPSVAYDGKLQTSPSEKGNQLDVVEVDNCSHPSKTVKPLDGPQSDSITENNQPSPEATLNIQNKVQSSSTRSCKKGYGVPRLLLHRTPLKCEPPVHKQGSALGRSIDLTKFACYDELIAELDQMFDFDGELKSPCKSWLVVYTDNEGDIMLVGDDPWNEFCDMVHKIFIYTREEVERMNPGALNSRSEDSLSDSLGRGVASRDPRGGGSTSALDSENC, from the exons ATGGCGGCGGCTGCCTGCGCCG GTGCGGAAGCAGGACGCGGATGCGGAGGGAAGGACGCGCTGTTCGTCGAGCTGTGGAAGGCCTGCGCGGGGCCGCTGTCCTGCGTGCCGCCGCTTGGGGAGAAGGTCTACTACCTCCCGCAGGGCCACATCGAGCAG GTGGAGGCATCGACGAACCAGCTTGCCGAGCAGCAGGGCACGCCCCTCTACAACCTGCCATGGAAGATTCCCTGCAAGCTCATGAACATCGAACTGAAG GTTGAGCCGGATACTGATGAGGTGTACGCCCAGCTCACCCTGCTCCCTGATAAG AAGCAAGATGAGAATACATCTACAACAGTGGAGGAAGAGGAGGTGGTGGTGCCTCCTGCGCTACCAGCCACAAATGAGGGTCCTCACATCCATTCCTTCTGCAAGACATTGACTGCCTCAGACACAAGCACACATGGTGGTTTCTCAGTGTTGCGCCGGCATGCAGATGAGTGCCTCCCACCATTG GATATGAGTCAACATCCCCCAAATCAAGAATTGGTGGCCAAGGACCTGCATGGGGCCGAGTGGCGGTTCCGTCACATCTTTCGAG GTCAGCCACGGAGACATCTCCTGCAAAGTGGTTGGAGTGTTTTTGTGAGCGCCAAGCGTCTTGTCGCGGGGGATGCCTTCATATTTCTCAG AGGTGAGAATGGGGAGCTCCGTGTTGGAGTTCGGCGTGCACTGAGGCACCAAACCACTATCCCATCTTCAGTCATATCAAGCCACAATATGCATCTTGGTGTTCTTGCAACAGCATGGCATGCAGTGAACACTGATAGTATGTTCACTGTCTACTACAAGCCAAG GACTAGTCCAGCTGAATTTGTGGTTTCGCGAGATAGGTACTATGAATCACTGAAACGAAATTATTCAATAGGGATGAGATTTAAGATGAGATTTGAAGGTGAAGAGGCAGCAGAGCAAAG ATTCACTGGCACAATAGTTGGAATAGGTGCTTCTGATCCATCTGGTTGGGCTGACTCAAAATGGCGTTCCCTTAAG GTGAGATGGGATGAACCTTCTTCTATTTCTCGTCCTGAAAGAGTTTCTCCTTGGCAAATAGAACCTTCTGTTAGCCCATGTCATGTGAACCCTCTTCCAGTTAGATTCAAGAGGTCTCGATCAAGCGTTAATGCTTTGCCATCTGACGTGTCTACTGTAACCAGAGAAG TCACTTCTAAAGTCATGGCAGACTCGCAGCAAAATAGTCTCACAAGAGCCTTGCACAATCAAGGAAGGACACAATTGACAGTTCGATACCATGATAACAGTGATGTGAAGACTACTCAGGATCTTACCGTGTGGTCTTCAGGAACTGAGCAACAGAGAAACAATATTGCTGCCCAGACAAAGCTATGTCTGGAGGGTTGGACGCCAACTAGAAGTCCTGAAGGCTACAATCAGATATTCTCGGCATTTAAACCACTGAAAGATATACATAACCCACTTGGTCCTTTTCCTAGTCAAATATCTGGGACTCACTCAAATAGCTGGGACACAGCTGATGCTCGTTATCCAGTCCAACAAGCTAATTACAGCATGTTACCTGGCACATGGTCTTTGAGGCCTCATAACAGTGGTTTTAGGATGAATCAACAAAATTATCTAGTGATGCCTGAAGGTGCAAATTTTACGGGGAAATCAGCTTTCACTTCACTTCAGGACCATGGCACTGATAAATGCTCCACAGGCTGCTTTGGTCATATTGAGTCAAGTTCCCACACAGACCATGCATCCTCAAGTTTGATCAGGCCCCAGCCTTTGGTCCTTGGAAATGGTGTTCAGAAAAGCAAAGGCACTTCATTTAAATTATTTGGGATTCCCCTTGGCAGCCCAGAAAAATCTGAACCTCTGGTATCCCCACCAAGTGTCGCATATGACGGGAAACTTCAAACTTCTCCATCAGAAAAAGGGAATCAGCTAGACGTAGTTGAAGTGGATAATTGTTCTCATCCTTCTAAGACTGTGAAGCCACTTGATGGTCCTCAGTCAGATTCTATTACAGAGAATAATCAGCCTTCTCCAGAAGCTACCCTTAATATCCAGAACAAAGTGCAAAGTAGTTCCACCAGAAGCTGCAAGAAG GGATATGGCGTGCCTCGGTTATTACTTCATCGGACTCCACTCAAGTGTGAGCCGCCT GTTCATAAGCAAGGTAGTGCCCTCGGCAGGTCGATTGATCTAACAAAGTTCGCTTGCTATGATGAGCTGATTGCTGAACTGGATCAGATGTTTGACTTCGATGGTGAGCTGAAGAGTCCATGCAAAAGTTGGTTAGTTGTCTACACTGACAATGAAGGCGATATAATGCTGGTTGGTGATGACCCCTGGAA TGAATTCTGCGATATGGTCCACAAGATCTTCATCTACACGAGAGAGGAAGTCGAAAGGATGAACCCAGGTGCCCTGAACTCAAGGTCTGAAGATAGTCTATCTGACTCGCTGGGAAGAGGGGTAGCTTCCAGAGATCCCCGAGGAGGCGGGTCTACTTCGGCTCTCGATTCCGAGAACTGCTAG